GTTCTTGGGTTGCCTAAAACTCTTCGGCAACGTGACTCAATTATGGTGGTCATGGATCGTTTTTCAAAGATGTCGCATTTCATTCCATGTCACAAGACTTATGATGCCTCAAAAAAATAATCCGATTACATGGTGTTCAAGCTTCTATCGTGTCTAACAGGAACGTAAAATTTGTGagttatttttggaagacattgtggacaaaaatgggaaaaaagcTGATGTTTTCTAGTGCATTCCATCCCCAAACAAAAGGCCAAATTGAGGTAACCAACAGAAACTTGGGAAATTTATTACATTACCTCATTGCGAATCATATCACCAGCTGGGATCTAGTACTTTTAAAAGTAGAATTTGCTTTCAATAATTCTTTTAACAGATCAACAGGGTGCACCCCGTTCAAAGTGGTGTATGGTTTCCGGCCTAGCACTCTACTTGATATCAACTCCTTACCGTTGCCCCAAAGACCAAGCGAGGTTGCACTAGATTTTTCTAGCCATATGAGGGACGTTCATGAAGAATGCAAACGGCGCCTTACCTTTAATACAGATTCTTATGCAATTTCTACCAATGCAAGTTGCAAATATAGGCAATTCAACGTGGGTGATATGGTTCTTATTTGTTTAAGACTAGAGCGATTTCTTCTGGAGAGTTTTACCAAGCTTCATGCACGACTAGAGGGTCCTTTTATAGTCGCCAAGAAATTGGGCACCAGTGCGTCGTCATTGAATTGCCCTCTGATTTTGGTATTAACCCAGCTTTTAACATAGAAGATCTCACTAAACTTAAGGGTGATGGAAACGAATTTTCCACATTCCAAGCTCCAAAAACATCACAGGCACCAATTCCTCACGTTCCAGAAAATAAAGCTCATTGAGATGAGATTGCCGCCATACTTGATCATCAATTTGTTACAACCTGTAGATGAGGATATTAGAAGTTTTTAGTGCAATGGAAAAATTGTCCAAATTCAGAATCAGTTTGGTTGCAAGCATCAGAAGTCCAATGTTTACATCCACATCTATTTGCTGCTTACACTCGTCAAAACTTGCCAGAGTCAAGTTCTTCACTAGGGGAGCTAGCAATTGATGCAAATCAGGAGGATGCTCCGTAATTAGTGGAGCTGTTTTAATTGATTGTTATCTTTTCCAAATTATTCCTAGTTAGATTAGTATTAGTATTTCCAAATTTTATTCTATCTGCAATTGTTATTTCTCAGTTAGAGTAGTATTCTATTTTGTTGGCTATTTAAGGATCAAGGATGTACGATTAAAGGCACTTTTTGAATGATTAATGAAATTGCATATTTGATCTTGAGATGGGACTAGTTTGGTGAGACGTCATAAacttgttaatttattttcttggaaagaTTCTAGCTATATAGAGAGGAATTCTGTgcttgtattctttttttttttcctcttcttggcATCGACGTGAGGTTGAACCAGGAAGTTGGTATTAGTAGACTTCCGCATCAACAGTGTATTTGCCGAGGTATCAAtacacaaatttataaatagatttaagcttgcaagaataaaaaattatccatGTCGGAAAGGTAAGCAAATTGGTGACACTTTGCATATGTTAACCAATTAAATCATGAGGTTGGCGCAGGATGTTGTCGAGACCCATGAAGTCCTTGGTTGCGTGATTGATATATATCAGTCCAATGcattgtttgaaattttgaactgTATGTGTCTAGCTATTTGTTTTATACTTGAATATTCCCTCTCAAGTTCGGATAATGATTTTGAGGAGGCCGTAAGAATCCAAACCATTATATAGTATAATGAGAAAATGCAGTGCTAATTCATTAGATGCATCCCTGATCGATCCCCATCATCTTTCTCGCTCCGAACATCATGTTCTTTTACAGCCATGTATGCATGGAAATGGATGAAAGAAACGCGTATCTTATTTCCTTGATTTTAGGATCCACGAATGCTGAATGTACCACTTAATTGCTTTTACACAATTAAACatgaaaaatctttaaaattctTTCACCAATCAAATGATCAGGACCCATGCACTCTTTAGAACCCACTGCTCATGCTTTTCCCGCCTCCACTGTTCATGGATCTTTGGCCCCAATTGCACTTGGGATATACAAGTACAAAACTCATGTTGGTTGCTACTTTACATGTTGGTTGCTACCTTTTATCTTGTGAAAAGTTTGTTTATTACCACCATGCACTATAAATCATATGACAATCTCATGAGCACATCATCATCACCTATATATCATATGACCTCAAAAGCTCTCCTACTGATCTCTGCTTCTCTCCATGGACTTCACAGTCTCCATAACCAGCCAAGATGTTGCAAAGGAAGAGCCACTGAAACTGGTGTCTCCAAATAGTCCAGACCCCCCAGAAAccattttcttatcaaatattgATCTAGCAGTGGCTTTCCCTGTGgaaacagttttcttttttgaagtaCCTCCAGACAAGAGCTCCTCAACACTGAATATCTCTCACAGATTGGGGAAAGCAGTGGCTGAGGTGCTCTTAGTTCCTTACTATTTTATGGCTGGGAGACTCAACTTCAACCATCAGACAAGGAGGTTGGAGCTTCTCTGCAACAATGCTGGAGCTTTGTTTGTCAGTGCCACCTCGAGGCTTCGGTTGAAGGACCTTGGAAAGCTCTCTCTTCCGAATTCAACATTTCATCATTTTGTTCATCGGCCTGGCCTTTACAAAACCCTCGCTGAAACTGCACTTCTTACTATCCAGGCAATGCTTTGCAAACTTATTCTCTTACCAAGATTGTTTTTCCTCTATTAAGCAATtagttcttttttcaaaaaaataaatcattaggGAAATTTATTTGCAGGTCACCAGATTTTCCTGTGGAGGTTTCTCAGTCGGATTTGTGACAAATCACGGCATTCTTGATGGAAAATCAGCTAGTGAAATGTTCCAGAACCTTGCCTCTCTATGCAGAGGTGAAAGCATAGCGAACCAAGTACTATACAATGACAGAACATTCTTCAGAGCAAGAATCCCACCCCAAATCAAATACCCACATATGGAATATGTAAAGCTACAGGATATTTCATCTCTTGCCTCATCGTTCACTGCACCAAACCAGTTTTTTCCCTCTCCATCagttttttcagaaaaattcaCTCACAAGCTCTTCTCGTTTACTCCTGAACTGATCGCCACTCTTAAAGAAAAAGCCATGAAAAGATGCTCAAGCTTTGAAGCCATTGCAGCTCACCTTTGGAGAGCAAGAACAAAGGCTATTTTCACAAACCCAGATGAAGTCTCAACTGTTCTTTTTGCAGTAGACATAAGGTCTAAAACATCTCCACCTCTGCCAAATGGGTTTGTCGGGAATGCTGTGATCACAGCATTTGCAACCTCAAAAGTGGCTGATTTGGTGGAGAAGCCATTCTGTTTCTGCGTCGAGAAGATGAGGGAAGCAATTGAGAGAGTGACAGAGGAGTACGTGAGGTCAGTGATAGACTGGTTGGAGGTTTACAAAGGCGTCCCTGCAACTTGTAATGGGAACTTTTATGTTTCAGCATGGAGTAAACTGCCATTTGGTGAGCTTGACTTTGGGTTTGGGAAGCTTGCCCATGGCGGACCGGTGGCGAGTGGGAACGATGAGTTTGCGCTGCTTCTTTCTGAGAGAAGAAGCGTGGGAAATGGTGGATGCATAAATGTATGGATGGGTCTTGAGCGagacaagatgaagaagttcGCGGcccatatttttgaaatatgacAACAGTCTTCCATGGCCAACATTTTCCGTGCATAAGAAGTCGATCGGTAGCGTTCTCGTAAAATGGCAATCAAAGATGGGTTGTTATGACTAGGCCGAATTTCGTcattataaatcatatatagTTCTGCTGATCATGTAGTCAAAATcattgcttctctctctctctctctctctctctctctctctctcacccactTCAAGATGCTTAATTTCCTAGAAGTATCAGAAACATGAGGGATCTGTTGAGGTTGCTGAGGGCCGGACGACAAGAAATTAGGgcataatcat
Above is a genomic segment from Juglans microcarpa x Juglans regia isolate MS1-56 chromosome 1D, Jm3101_v1.0, whole genome shotgun sequence containing:
- the LOC121250247 gene encoding omega-hydroxypalmitate O-feruloyl transferase-like — encoded protein: MDFTVSITSQDVAKEEPLKLVSPNSPDPPETIFLSNIDLAVAFPVETVFFFEVPPDKSSSTLNISHRLGKAVAEVLLVPYYFMAGRLNFNHQTRRLELLCNNAGALFVSATSRLRLKDLGKLSLPNSTFHHFVHRPGLYKTLAETALLTIQVTRFSCGGFSVGFVTNHGILDGKSASEMFQNLASLCRGESIANQVLYNDRTFFRARIPPQIKYPHMEYVKLQDISSLASSFTAPNQFFPSPSVFSEKFTHKLFSFTPELIATLKEKAMKRCSSFEAIAAHLWRARTKAIFTNPDEVSTVLFAVDIRSKTSPPLPNGFVGNAVITAFATSKVADLVEKPFCFCVEKMREAIERVTEEYVRSVIDWLEVYKGVPATCNGNFYVSAWSKLPFGELDFGFGKLAHGGPVASGNDEFALLLSERRSVGNGGCINVWMGLERDKMKKFAAHIFEI